A section of the Ruania halotolerans genome encodes:
- a CDS encoding response regulator, producing the protein MSTDAQPPIAPIRVALVDDQQLVRAGFALVINSQPDMEVVIEAGDGAQAVRLLSSHEVDVVLMDVRMPQMDGLAATAALTDPGSVRIGNTPKVVILTTFDLDEYVLRAIKAGASGFLLKDTPPEEMLAAIRTVHHGEAVIAPSSTRRLIEHLATVLPDEQKASAAVLDALTEREREVLILMARGRSNTEIAGDLFVAEATVKTHVGRVLSKLDARDRVQAVVTAYETGLVSPGS; encoded by the coding sequence ATGAGCACCGACGCGCAGCCGCCCATCGCCCCGATCCGGGTCGCTCTGGTGGACGACCAGCAGCTAGTCCGCGCCGGTTTTGCGCTGGTGATCAATTCCCAGCCGGATATGGAGGTGGTGATCGAGGCCGGGGACGGCGCCCAGGCGGTACGCCTGCTCTCCTCGCACGAGGTGGATGTGGTGCTGATGGACGTGCGGATGCCGCAGATGGACGGGTTAGCCGCGACGGCCGCACTCACCGATCCGGGGTCGGTCCGGATTGGCAACACCCCGAAGGTGGTCATCCTCACCACCTTCGACCTGGACGAGTACGTCCTCCGCGCCATCAAGGCCGGCGCCAGCGGATTCCTCCTCAAGGACACTCCACCCGAGGAAATGCTTGCCGCGATCCGCACCGTGCACCACGGCGAGGCGGTGATCGCCCCCTCCAGCACGCGGCGTCTCATCGAGCACCTCGCCACAGTGCTGCCGGACGAGCAGAAGGCATCGGCCGCCGTCCTGGATGCACTGACCGAGCGTGAGCGTGAGGTGCTGATCCTGATGGCGCGGGGCCGCTCGAACACCGAGATCGCCGGTGACCTGTTCGTGGCCGAAGCCACGGTGAAGACTCACGTGGGCCGGGTGCTCTCCAAGCTCGATGCCCGGGACCGGGTCCAGGCAGTAGTCACTGCCTACGAGACGGGACTGGTCAGTCCCGGCTCCTGA
- a CDS encoding APC family permease, with protein sequence MNQHTTPSRLRQGMGGGLLFAFILGDVLGAGVYALTGELAAQAGGITWLPIAIALAMALLTAGSYAELVTKYPRAGGSAVFAQRAFRRPVISFLVGFCMLCAGVVSVAGLAVAFSGDYLGTFFSVPVSVAAPVFLLMLALINLRGIKESVRSNLVMTVIEVSGLVLVLVLVGLALSDGQGEPGRVLEFPETGAPWAVFGAALLAFYSFVGFETSANVAEEVRGVTRVYPRALFGALAVAGIVYVLIALASSAMLPPEDLAGTSGPLLAVVTATGYSIPGWAFSAVALVAVANGALLTSVMSSRLTYGMAEEGLLPGVFGRLLPARRTPWVAILATTAISALLAVVGSLALLAETVVLLLLFVFISTNLAVLVLRGDKPGHDHFRVATAVSVAALVSCVALLTQQSWQAWALGGGLIVLGLVLHLLHRRVGGRGHRVDQSADAEQTIRSRD encoded by the coding sequence ATGAACCAACACACCACCCCCAGTCGCCTTCGGCAAGGCATGGGGGGTGGCCTCCTGTTCGCCTTCATTCTTGGAGATGTACTCGGTGCCGGCGTGTACGCGCTCACCGGCGAACTGGCCGCACAGGCGGGCGGAATCACGTGGCTGCCGATCGCGATCGCACTGGCAATGGCCCTGCTCACGGCAGGCTCGTACGCCGAGCTGGTCACCAAATACCCACGGGCGGGCGGATCGGCGGTGTTCGCACAGCGCGCGTTCAGACGCCCGGTGATCTCGTTCCTGGTCGGCTTCTGCATGCTGTGCGCAGGCGTCGTCAGCGTTGCAGGGTTGGCTGTGGCATTCAGCGGCGACTACCTCGGGACGTTCTTCTCGGTGCCGGTGAGCGTCGCAGCCCCGGTATTCCTGCTGATGCTCGCGCTGATCAACCTGCGCGGCATCAAGGAATCCGTGCGCTCGAACCTTGTGATGACCGTCATCGAGGTCAGTGGCCTGGTTCTCGTGCTCGTGCTGGTCGGACTCGCGCTCTCGGACGGCCAGGGCGAGCCCGGGCGGGTGCTGGAGTTCCCGGAGACGGGGGCGCCTTGGGCGGTATTCGGCGCGGCCCTGCTGGCGTTCTACAGCTTTGTCGGCTTTGAGACCTCCGCGAACGTGGCCGAGGAAGTTCGTGGCGTCACCCGCGTCTACCCCCGCGCGCTTTTCGGCGCGCTGGCAGTGGCCGGCATTGTCTACGTCCTGATCGCCCTGGCTTCCTCGGCGATGCTCCCACCCGAGGACCTAGCCGGAACCAGCGGGCCGCTGCTTGCTGTGGTCACGGCGACCGGGTACTCCATCCCCGGCTGGGCGTTCAGCGCCGTCGCGCTGGTGGCGGTCGCGAACGGTGCCCTGCTCACCTCGGTGATGAGCTCCCGGCTCACCTACGGAATGGCCGAAGAAGGCCTCCTGCCGGGCGTGTTCGGTCGGCTGCTCCCCGCTCGGCGGACACCGTGGGTGGCAATCTTGGCGACCACGGCGATCTCGGCGCTCCTGGCGGTGGTGGGGAGTTTGGCGCTGCTCGCCGAGACAGTGGTGTTGCTCCTGCTCTTCGTCTTCATCTCCACCAACCTCGCTGTGCTCGTCCTGCGCGGCGACAAGCCCGGTCACGACCACTTCAGGGTCGCCACCGCTGTATCGGTCGCCGCACTCGTGAGCTGCGTGGCGCTGCTCACCCAGCAGAGTTGGCAAGCGTGGGCTTTGGGCGGTGGGTTGATCGTGCTGGGCCTGGTGCTGCACCTGCTGCACCGTCGCGTTGGCGGCCGGGGCCACCGGGTCGATCAGAGCGCCGATGCCGAGCAGACGATCAGGAGCCGGGACTGA
- a CDS encoding FAD-dependent oxidoreductase: protein MPDSDVAALTRRYDVAVVGAGLTGLSTAVQLARHGIRVIVLEARAIGAGTTGGSTAKISLLQGTRLSTIAAKHRTDTVAQYVAGNGAGMDWLLDFCRSHGVAHQRPAAATYAGAPTDVADVEREQEVCESVGLPVSWRATDDVRFPFHGAVVLEDQAQIDPIELLTALADAAREAGVEIVTGARVTAFGDSGAAPVVTTRGAVQAERVVLATGIPVADRGGFFARLIPERSYGVALHTEGQQQMDMYLSAGSPTRSLRTTPDEDGHRILLGGNSHPVGKAVSERAQVRDLTAWAGEHFPEATVTHEWSAQDYHPIDELPYVGPLLPGSDRVLVATGYAKWGLTNACAAATLLTAHLEQAELPDWSPAFASWSTHEIRGGGAALAHNAHAAANMVGARAGGYARLAGEPEEGAGIVGRDGARLVARARVDGHTYQLSADCPHLGGVLSWNDAECTWDCSLHGSRFTAAGELLEGPATTGMSAVGSATAPEADQ, encoded by the coding sequence ATGCCCGACTCTGATGTCGCGGCACTGACGCGCCGCTATGACGTCGCCGTCGTCGGTGCGGGCCTGACCGGTCTGAGCACCGCCGTTCAGTTGGCGCGACACGGGATCCGCGTGATCGTCCTCGAAGCCCGCGCCATCGGGGCCGGGACGACCGGAGGCTCCACCGCCAAGATCAGCCTGCTGCAGGGCACCCGGCTCTCCACCATCGCCGCGAAGCATCGCACTGACACTGTGGCGCAGTATGTGGCCGGCAACGGCGCCGGCATGGACTGGCTGCTCGACTTCTGCCGCAGCCACGGCGTGGCGCACCAGCGCCCCGCCGCGGCCACCTACGCGGGTGCACCGACCGATGTCGCAGACGTCGAGCGCGAGCAGGAGGTGTGCGAATCCGTCGGCCTGCCCGTCTCCTGGCGCGCCACTGACGACGTTCGCTTCCCCTTCCATGGCGCCGTCGTCCTCGAGGACCAGGCCCAGATCGACCCCATCGAGCTCCTCACGGCGCTCGCGGACGCCGCGCGTGAGGCCGGCGTCGAGATCGTCACCGGAGCGCGCGTGACGGCGTTCGGAGACTCGGGTGCAGCACCGGTCGTGACGACCCGAGGGGCGGTGCAGGCCGAACGTGTCGTGCTGGCGACCGGGATACCCGTCGCGGACCGCGGTGGCTTCTTCGCCCGGCTGATCCCCGAGCGCTCCTACGGGGTGGCGCTGCACACCGAAGGTCAGCAGCAGATGGATATGTACCTGAGCGCAGGATCGCCGACCCGCTCGCTCCGCACGACACCAGATGAGGATGGACATCGCATCCTTCTCGGCGGGAACTCTCACCCGGTCGGCAAGGCTGTCTCCGAACGGGCGCAGGTGCGCGACCTCACCGCATGGGCGGGTGAGCACTTCCCCGAGGCCACCGTGACTCACGAGTGGTCCGCCCAGGACTACCATCCGATTGACGAACTCCCGTACGTCGGGCCGTTGCTCCCGGGCAGCGATCGGGTACTCGTTGCCACCGGCTATGCCAAGTGGGGCCTGACGAACGCGTGCGCCGCTGCGACCCTGCTGACCGCCCACCTCGAGCAGGCCGAGCTGCCGGACTGGTCCCCGGCGTTTGCCAGCTGGAGTACCCACGAGATCAGGGGCGGCGGAGCCGCCCTGGCGCACAACGCTCACGCGGCCGCGAACATGGTCGGCGCCCGGGCCGGAGGGTACGCGCGATTGGCGGGCGAGCCCGAGGAAGGTGCCGGCATCGTCGGCCGCGACGGTGCCCGGCTCGTGGCGCGCGCACGCGTTGACGGGCACACCTATCAGCTGTCGGCCGACTGCCCGCACCTGGGCGGCGTGCTGTCCTGGAACGACGCGGAATGCACCTGGGATTGCTCGCTGCACGGCTCACGCTTCACGGCCGCCGGTGAACTCCTGGAGGGCCCGGCAACCACCGGGATGAGCGCAGTCGGGTCAGCGACCGCGCCGGAAGCTGACCAGTAG
- a CDS encoding zinc-dependent alcohol dehydrogenase, whose amino-acid sequence MRALTWQGHEKVTVEEVGDPRILEPTDAIIEMTSTAVCGSDLHLYSVLGAFLEPGDILGHEAMGVVQEVGSQVQRIQAGDRVVVPFPIACGTCWMCTRGLHTQCETTQVHSEDKGAALFGYTKLYGQIPGGQAQYLRVPQAQFGLIVVPDDDEPDERYLYLSDVLPTAWQAVEYADVPANSTVLVLGLGPIGQMSARVALHRGASDVFAADMVPERLAMAQRHGVHTIDLRDCDDLPAAMREITGGRGPDAVIDAVGMEAHGSPAAEGIQKMAERMPDAVAKPMMKHAGLDRLAALHTAISTVRRGGTLSLSGVYGGAADPMPLMELFDKQLTLRMGQANVHRWTADLLPLATDSADPLGVLDLRTHRVSLEEAPAAYEMFQKKADGCIKVVLDPRV is encoded by the coding sequence ATGCGCGCACTCACGTGGCAGGGGCACGAGAAGGTCACAGTCGAAGAGGTGGGCGACCCACGGATACTGGAGCCGACAGACGCCATCATCGAGATGACATCCACCGCCGTCTGCGGTTCTGATCTTCACCTCTACTCAGTGCTGGGGGCGTTCCTGGAGCCCGGGGACATCCTCGGCCACGAAGCGATGGGCGTGGTCCAAGAGGTCGGCTCGCAGGTGCAGCGCATCCAGGCCGGGGATCGAGTCGTGGTTCCCTTCCCGATCGCGTGCGGTACGTGCTGGATGTGTACTCGCGGCCTGCACACCCAGTGCGAGACGACGCAGGTGCACTCCGAGGACAAGGGCGCCGCCCTGTTCGGCTATACGAAGCTCTACGGTCAGATCCCCGGCGGCCAAGCGCAGTATCTGCGTGTGCCGCAGGCCCAGTTCGGCCTCATCGTGGTGCCCGATGACGACGAACCCGACGAGCGGTACTTGTATCTCTCCGACGTCCTGCCGACCGCGTGGCAGGCGGTCGAGTACGCAGATGTGCCGGCGAACAGCACAGTGCTGGTGCTCGGCCTCGGTCCCATCGGCCAGATGAGCGCCCGCGTCGCTCTTCACCGCGGAGCCAGCGACGTGTTCGCGGCCGACATGGTGCCCGAACGCCTCGCGATGGCGCAGCGGCACGGTGTACACACCATCGACCTGCGTGATTGCGATGACCTGCCGGCGGCCATGCGGGAGATCACCGGCGGGCGCGGCCCGGATGCCGTGATCGATGCGGTCGGGATGGAGGCGCACGGCTCACCCGCCGCCGAGGGCATACAGAAGATGGCCGAACGAATGCCGGATGCGGTCGCGAAGCCGATGATGAAGCACGCCGGGCTGGACCGGCTCGCAGCACTGCATACTGCGATCTCCACGGTGCGCCGCGGCGGAACCCTGTCGTTGTCGGGCGTCTACGGCGGCGCGGCCGACCCGATGCCGCTGATGGAACTGTTCGATAAGCAACTCACGCTTCGGATGGGTCAGGCGAACGTGCACCGCTGGACTGCGGACCTCCTTCCGCTGGCCACTGACTCCGCCGACCCGCTCGGCGTGCTAGACCTGCGTACCCACCGGGTCTCCTTGGAGGAGGCGCCCGCCGCCTACGAAATGTTCCAGAAGAAGGCGGACGGGTGCATCAAGGTCGTCCTGGATCCGAGGGTCTGA
- a CDS encoding NAD-dependent epimerase/dehydratase family protein → MRVAVVGASGNVGSSVLAALADEPSVTEVVALARRVPDLEHSPYQGAQWHRVDLASSDREELRTDLRTAFEGADAVVHLVWAIQPNHARNYMRRVNVDGTRLVAEAAVSAGVPHLVVASSWAVYSPVPGGGVRDETAERGGIRSSHYSVDKAAQEQVLDEIESAHPDLVVARMRTALVFRAEAGAEIVRYFLGPVVPRALLRPGLLPFVPLPKGLRLQVVHGRDVGRAYAIVVTERAAGAFNVAATQTLGPQDVANLLGQGRYAEIPAPALRPLLHYGWRARLLAPDAGWLDMAMNVPVMDTARIRSLGWTPQYGAEDTLREMLVGMHELRGTPSPAMRPGQSSFGGRVESLIPPEGESADSSGDWGLRALPAEAFDARVPGHIERGLLGLYLADHLAGATAGRERIRRMAAAYADRSIGPDLARISNEIAYERELLRELIHVLGLHSRPARTAGGWLGERIGRAKANRRVFVTSPVTPLLEIELMRSAVNGKLGLWQTLQALADDLTLPAELFTELVDLAHRQSAALETMHRQVRGTAWSGTG, encoded by the coding sequence GTGAGAGTTGCTGTTGTCGGTGCGAGCGGGAATGTGGGGTCAAGCGTGTTGGCGGCGCTTGCGGACGAGCCATCAGTCACCGAGGTGGTCGCACTCGCGCGCCGCGTGCCTGACCTCGAGCACTCGCCATACCAGGGAGCCCAGTGGCACCGCGTGGACCTGGCCTCGAGCGATCGCGAGGAACTCCGGACAGATCTGCGTACCGCCTTCGAGGGCGCAGACGCGGTGGTGCACCTGGTCTGGGCCATCCAGCCCAACCACGCACGCAACTACATGCGACGCGTGAACGTGGACGGAACGCGGCTCGTCGCGGAGGCGGCCGTCAGCGCCGGTGTGCCCCATCTTGTGGTGGCTTCCTCGTGGGCGGTCTACTCGCCGGTGCCCGGCGGTGGAGTCCGTGATGAGACGGCCGAACGCGGCGGGATCCGTTCCTCGCACTACAGCGTTGACAAGGCCGCGCAAGAACAGGTGCTGGACGAGATCGAGTCCGCACATCCCGACCTGGTGGTGGCGCGGATGCGCACCGCCCTCGTGTTTCGAGCCGAGGCCGGTGCCGAGATCGTGCGCTACTTCCTCGGACCTGTCGTTCCCAGGGCGCTACTGCGGCCCGGCCTCCTGCCGTTCGTGCCGCTGCCGAAGGGATTGCGCCTGCAGGTGGTGCACGGCCGCGATGTCGGACGTGCGTACGCCATCGTGGTGACCGAGAGGGCGGCCGGTGCCTTCAACGTGGCCGCCACCCAGACACTCGGGCCCCAGGATGTCGCGAACCTTCTCGGCCAGGGCAGATACGCGGAGATCCCGGCACCGGCGTTGCGGCCATTGCTGCATTACGGCTGGCGCGCGCGACTCCTGGCACCCGACGCCGGCTGGTTGGACATGGCGATGAATGTGCCGGTGATGGACACTGCACGGATCCGTTCGCTCGGGTGGACGCCGCAGTACGGAGCTGAGGACACGCTCCGCGAGATGCTCGTTGGCATGCATGAACTGCGCGGCACGCCGAGCCCGGCCATGCGCCCGGGCCAGAGCAGCTTCGGTGGCCGGGTGGAGTCGTTAATCCCGCCAGAAGGCGAGAGTGCCGACTCGAGTGGTGACTGGGGACTGCGCGCACTCCCGGCTGAGGCATTTGATGCTCGCGTGCCCGGTCACATCGAACGCGGACTACTCGGGCTTTACCTCGCCGATCATCTGGCCGGCGCGACAGCTGGCCGGGAGAGAATCCGGCGGATGGCCGCTGCCTATGCGGATCGCTCGATCGGACCAGACCTGGCGAGAATCAGCAACGAGATCGCCTATGAACGCGAGCTTCTACGCGAACTGATCCACGTGCTCGGTCTGCACTCTCGTCCCGCCCGGACCGCGGGGGGTTGGCTGGGTGAGCGCATCGGCCGGGCCAAGGCGAATCGGCGGGTGTTTGTCACCTCACCGGTGACGCCGCTCCTCGAGATCGAACTGATGCGCAGTGCCGTCAACGGCAAACTGGGACTGTGGCAGACCCTGCAGGCGCTTGCCGACGATCTCACTCTGCCGGCGGAACTCTTCACTGAGCTCGTCGATCTCGCTCATCGGCAGTCGGCGGCGCTGGAGACGATGCACCGCCAGGTACGCGGCACGGCCTGGAGCGGGACGGGCTGA
- a CDS encoding STAS domain-containing protein codes for MTSAGYVWVATGESHTLLVLKGEIDRQIAPQLHEAVDIAASAGVPVYIDARDITFFDAFGIAILVRLAARTPERPMLIGAPPIVRFLLEVTAVRDLVDTCEKHHLQQPALSDHGPLAAVDSTGQQADVDARRPAN; via the coding sequence ATGACCAGTGCGGGATACGTGTGGGTGGCGACCGGAGAGAGCCACACGCTCCTTGTGCTGAAAGGCGAAATCGACCGCCAGATCGCTCCACAGTTGCACGAGGCCGTTGACATCGCTGCAAGCGCCGGTGTCCCGGTGTACATCGACGCACGCGACATCACCTTTTTCGATGCCTTCGGCATCGCCATTCTCGTCCGGCTCGCCGCCCGCACACCCGAGCGCCCGATGCTCATCGGAGCACCACCGATCGTCCGGTTCCTCCTTGAGGTTACCGCCGTCCGCGACCTCGTGGACACCTGCGAGAAGCACCATCTCCAGCAACCGGCGCTCAGCGACCATGGCCCTCTAGCTGCCGTTGACTCCACAGGGCAGCAAGCGGATGTAGACGCTCGCAGGCCCGCCAACTGA